In Schizosaccharomyces osmophilus chromosome 2, complete sequence, the following proteins share a genomic window:
- the gid1 gene encoding GID complex subunit, Ran GTPase binding protein Gid1, whose amino-acid sequence MTKSLGNSKRTLTSYRELPEYIHGTNYGEKLLTKEPQWLRWEQYLKDTESPSVDYTAKNANPLPQTWSTREKSDFIEVMQSNLEASFFGPDSGSEHDAALTRSDFPVPNNCSVYYYEVQVLSCGKEGRICVGFCKKNTQTGRLPGNTSESWGYHGHNGEIYHGSKTGERYGPQFQTGDVVGCGLNLINKTIFYTKNGAYLGVAFTNVSDSLYPTVGLKSQGEHIRANFGQTSFLYEIDHAVQEEKEKLLNKSLKFVSADEQNERKSLLKDLISSFLINHGYVETAQEFCPEKVIHSGVNVRKMINQLLCNGDLASAVQEITVKYPQAIQDCQDLSLSLRFLQFLQLIRNMQQVRSYSASFSGVISEQEEMKILDPVMNYSQQFFNDYEKAESQDLKKMIKLSMGLLAYYDPSSSPLSFFLENDFQKYIASRINGLLLKFSGSPPESHLEQFLQHTIAFNDLLCQQKSLQNTLINVQKDFILP is encoded by the exons ATGACAAAATCATTGGgaaactcaaaaagaacGCTGACCTCCTATAGAGAATTACCTGAGTATATTCATGGAACAAATTACGGTGAGAAATTGCTGACCAAAGAGCCTCAATGGCTACGATGGGAAcaatatttgaaagataCCGAATCACCAAGCGTCGATTATACAGCTAAGAATGCCAATCCTTTACCTCAAACATGGAGCACGAGAGAAAAATCTGATTTTATAGAGGTCATGCAAAGCAATCTGgaggcttcttttttcg GCCCAGATAGTGGAAGCGAACATGATGCGGCTTTAACCCGATCAGATTTTCCTGTACCAAACAACTGTTCTGTCTATTACTATGAAGTCCAAGTATTGTCTTGTGGTAAAGAAGGTAGAATATGTGTCGGGTTCTGTAAGAAGAATACACAAACAGGGCGTTTACCAGGAAACACTTCAGAAAGCTGGGGTTATCATGGACACAATGGTGAAATCTACCATGGATCGAAAACCGGAGAACGATATGGACCACAATTTCAAACTGGCGATGTCGTGGGATGTGGGTTGAATCTTATTAACAAAACGATattttatacaaaaaatgGAGCATATTTAGGGGTAGCATTTACAAACGTGAGCGATTCCTTGTACCCGACGGTAGGGCTGAAAAGCCAAGGTGAGCACATTAGGGCAAACTTTGGTCAAACATCATTTCTTTATGAGATTGATCATGCcgttcaagaagaaaaagaaaaattactGAATAAATCTTTGAAGTTTGTCTCAGCTGATGAACAGAATGAACGGAAAAGTTTACTAAAAGACCTTATCTCGTCATTTCTCATAAACCATGGCTATGTAGAAACGGCACAAGAGTTCTGTCCCGAAAAGGTGATACATTCAGGCGTAAACGTCAGAAAAA TGATTAACCAGTTATTGTGCAATGGAGATTTGGCCTCTGCTGTACAAGAAATTACTGTAAAATATCCCCAAGCAATTCAGGATTGCCAGGACCTatctctttctcttcggTTTCtccaatttcttcaattaaTACGAAATATGCAACAAGTCCGCTCATACTCAGCCTCTTTCTCTGGTGTTATTTCGGAGCAAGAAGAGATGAAGATTTTAGATCCAGTCATGAATTATTCgcaacaattttttaatgattatgAAAAAGCTGAAAGTCAAGatctaaagaaaatgattaaGTTAAGTATGGGACTTCTTGCGTATTATGATCCATCTTCTAGTCCCTTATCTTTCTTCTTAGAGAATGACTTTCAGAAGTACATAGCCAGCCGCATTAACGGATTACTCCTAA AATTTAGCGGTTCTCCTCCTGAAAGCCATCTGgaacaatttcttcagCATACGATTGCTTTTAATGATTTACTTTGCCAACAAAAGTCTTTACAGAATACTCTTATTAAtgttcaaaaagatttcattttacCATGA